GTGCAATTCAGTTACGAAAAGGAGACAGGGTAAATGCCTGAGAGTTGGCCTGTAAAGAGTTTTGCAGAATTTGCGACATTACACAGAGGTTATGATTTACCTATTCAAGATCGCAAGAAGGGTTCTATACCAATTGTTGGGTCAAATGGCATTGTTGGTTATCACAATGAAGCTAAAGTTAAAGGTCCGGGTGTAGTGACTGGCCGAAGTGGTTCAATTGGCATTTCATATTATGTCGGGGATGATTATTGGCCATTGAACACAGGGTTATATGTCGAAGATTTTCATGGAAATAATCTATTTTACGTTCATTATTTTTTCCAATCATTCAATTTTGGTAAATACGCAGCAGGAGTAAGCGTTCCCACTTTAAATAGAAACCTTGTTCATGAAGCCTCGGTATCTGTTCCCCAAATTCTTGAGCAGCAAAAAATCGCCGCTGTTCTCTTCAAGATTCAAAAAGCGATTGAGGTTCAGGAATCCATTGTCGAGAAGACGCGGGAGCTGAAAAAATCCACCCTGCATCATGTCTTTACTCACGGTCTGCGCGGAGAAAAGCTGAAAGAAACAGAGATCGGGCCAATGCCGGAGAGTTGGCTTATTGGAAAAATAGGTGACATCGGTAAGATTGTAACCGGAACAACGCCGCCAACAAAACATAAAGAATATTATCAAGGTGGTCATTATCAGTTCATTGCGCCTAATGATATTGGAAAGACGACGAGAATTTACGAAACTGAGAAAAAAATAACGGATAAAGGATTGGAAGTATCGCGATTACTACCAAAAGAATCTGTCTGTTTCGTCTGCATAGGATCAACCATTGGCAAGGTAGGTATTACTGTCGAGGAAAAGACGACAACAAATCAACAAATCAACTCTGTTATCGTGAATAATGATTACGATCCCTACTTTGTGACGTATCTTATGGATTACAAATCTGAATATATTGCCTCCTTTGCATCCCCAAGTCCTGTGCCAATTTTGAGCAAGGGCAAATTTGAAGAAATCAACATTATGTTGAGTTCCGATATAGAAGAACAAAAAGAAATTGCTCGTGTTCTGATGATCATCGACGAAACAATAGAGATCCACACCGCAAAGAAATCCGCTCTGCAAGACCTCTTCAAAACCATGCTGAATAAGCTGATGACCGGCGAGATTCGGGTGAAGGATCTGGACATTGATGTGTCCGAGGTAAGCGCATGAAGGAAGAATCCAAAGGCGAAATAGTCATCTATCGTACCAAGGACGGCAAGACTGCCCTTGACGTCAACCTGAGCGGAGAGACCCTTTGGTTGAATCAAGGTCAGATGTCCATCCTTTTTGACAGGGACCGGTCCGTCATCACAAAGCACTTGAGCAATATATTCAAGAGCGGGGAATTGGATAAAAAAAGCAATGTGCAAAAAATGCACATTGCTGATTCCGATAAACCGGTAGTTTACTATAATCTGGATGTCATTATTTCACTTGGTTACCGCGTGAACTCAAAACGCGGCACCCAGTTCCGCATCTGGGCCACGCAGGTCCTCAAAGATCATATCCTGAAAGGCTATTCGCTCAATGAGAAGCGGCTAAAGGAACAGAATGTCCGCCTGCTGGAATTGCAGAAGACAGTCAGCCTGATGCAGCGGGTCATGGAAAGCCGGGAACTGGCCCGCGATGAAGCCACTGGACTTCTCCAGGTGATCACGGATTACTCGTATGCCTTATCGCTCCTGGATCAGTACGATCACCGGCAGTTGAAAATCCGGCATACCACCGAAAAGACCCCTTTTGCCCTGACCTACGAAGCAGCGAGGAGAGCTATTGACAAGCTCGGAGAACAATCGATGAAAAAGGGGCGGCCCGTTGCATTATTCGGACGGGAAAAAGATCAATCGTTCAAAGGCTCCCTGGGCGCGATCTACCAGACGCTCGACGGGAAAGAGGCCTATCCCAGCATCGAAGAAAAGGCCGCTCACCTTCTCTATTTCGTGGTCAAGAATCACTCTTTTATTGACGGAAACAAGCGCATCGGGGCATTCCTGTTCATCTGGTTTCTGGATGCCAGCGGAATTCTTTACGCTGGTGACGGCCGCAAGCGGATAGGCGACAATACCCTCGTCGCTCTGACCCTTATGATTGCGGAGAGCCGGCCCGAAGACAAGGACATCATCGTCAAGGTCATAGTGAACCTGATCAACAGGGACAATATATGAGAAGGGCGAAATCATGACGCCGACTTTAGGCACAGAAAAACCAACCGTGCAGGACCCGATTGTTAAGTATGCAGACGAAATCGACTGGAGAGTCGTCCCCCAGGAGGAGGCCCTTTCCCTGAGAAAGGGGGAAAGCGGGCCTCTGTTCTACCGGGTCCTCGAAGAAAAGCTGATTGAACTGAATCCGGGATTGGTGTGCCGTGAAAATGTGGATGACATTATTCACCGCATGGAAGCCGTCCGGAATAATATCGAGGGGAATGCGGAAATCCTGTCCTGGCTCCGGGGGGAGCAGGCGATTTACGATGAAAACGAAAAGCGGCGCCGCAACGTGACGGTTGTTGATTTTGCCCGCGCCGGGCGTAACCTGTTTCAGGTGACCTCCGAGTGGCAGTACACGAACGGCCGTGAGACAAACCGCGCGGACATCATGTTTCTCATCAACGGGATTCCCGTTGCCATTGTGGAGACCAAAAGCGCGAAAAAAGCCAATGGGATGGAAGAGGCGCTCATTCAAATCCGGCGGTATCACCGGGAGACCCCGGAAATGCTGACGGCGCCGCAGGTCTTCGATATGACCTATCTGGTTGATTTTTTCTACGGCCCCACCTGGAATCTGAACCGGAAAAATATCTTCAACTGGAAGGATGAGGAAAAGGGAAACTTCGAAAAGAAGGTAAAGCGATTTTTTGACCGGGGGCATTTCCTCAAGATGCTGGGGGAATGGATCCTGTTCTATGTCAAGGATGACGAACTCCAGAAAACGATCCTGCGCCAGCATCAGACCAGGGCTATCGAGAAAATCGTTCAGCGGTGCAGCGATGAAAAGAAAAAAACCGGCCTGATATGGCATACCCAGGGATCGGGAAAAACCTTCACGATGATCACGGCGGCACAGCAGATTCTTGAGAAAAAGGATGTCTTCGGGAAGGCGACGGTTATCCTGATGATCGACCGCAATGAGCTGGAGGGCCAACTTTCCGGCTGGGTGGAGCGGATTCTCGGCGAGATGCAATCCCATGATATCAGCATTGAACAGGCTTACAGCAAGATTCGCCTGAGGCAACTCCTCAAGGCGGACTTCAGAGGGCTGATTATTTCGATGATCCATAAGTTTGAAGGGATTCCCAAGAACATCTGCACCCGCCCCAACGTCATCGTTATGCTGGATGAGGCCCACCGGTCTGTCGGGGGAGACCTGGGCAACTACCTGGTCGCCGCCCTCCCGCAGGCAACTCTTATCGGGTTTACGGGCACGCCCATCGACAAAACGGCCTATGGCAAGGGAACCTTCAAAATCTTCGGAAAAGAGGATGATAAAGGTTACCTGGACAAATATTCCGTTGCGGAATCAATCGAAGACGGCACGACGCTCCCCCTCAATTATATGTTGACCCCCAATGAAATTCGTGTACCCAGAGAAGAACTGGAAAGGGAATTTCTCGACCTTGTTGAGGCGGAAGGGGTCAGCGATGTCGATGAATTGAATAATATCCTAGACCGGGCGGTAAAGCTCAAGACCTTTCTCAAGTCGCCGGACCGTGTGGAGAAGGTCGCGGCCTTCATTGCCGGGCACTTTCGTGAGAATGTCGAGCCCCTTGGTTATAAGGCCTTTGTGGTTGGTGTGGATCGGGAGGCTTGCGCCCTTTACAAAGAGGCCCTCGACAAGCTCCTGCCGCCGGAATATTCAACGGCCATTTATACGGCCGCCCACAATGATAGTGAAAAATATCCCCTCGTTTACAAACACCAGCAGACAGCGGAAGAGGAGAAGAAAGCCAGAAAGGTTTTCCCCAAGCCGGACGCCCTGCCGAAGATCTTCATTGTAACGGATAAGCTGCTCACCGGTTTTGACGCCCCCATTCTGTATTGCATGTACCTGGATAAACCGATGCGCGACCATGTCCTTCTTCAGGCCATCGCGCGGGTCAACCGGCCCTACGAGGAAGAAGGGGACATCAAGAAACCCTGCGGTCTGGTGGTTGATTTTGTAGGAATCTTTGAGAAACTGGAAAAGGCCTTGGCCTTTGATTCCGATGTCGTCAGCGGGGTGATCAACAACCTTGATGTCCTGCTCGCTCGCTTTATCGAATTGATGAAGGGACAAGCCCGACCGTACCTCGATCTGACCCGCGGCAAGGTCGATGATAAGATGGTCGAAAGGGCAATAGATGCCTTTGTAGATCAGAGCAAGAGAGAGGAATTTTATAAATTTTTCAAAGAGCTGGAAACGCTTTACGAGATATTATCTCCTTCCCCCGCCCTTCGGGACCATATGGAAGACTTCGGCCTGCTTTCAATACTCTACCAGGTTGTCCGCAATGCCTTCAGGAAAAAAACGGGGTTCTACGGCGACATCGCAAAAAAAACAGAACAACTGGTCAGGGAAAAGGCCGAAACCTTTGGTCTGGAGACCACGACGCCGGCAGTCAAGATCGATGAGACGACCCTGAAGGCGCTGAAAGACAGCAAAGCATCGACCAATATAAAAGTCATCAATCTCATCAACAGTATCATCAAAACGGCAACGGATGAAGGCGACGGCAGTCCCTATCTGAAACCCATCGGGGAACGAGCAGAAGCCATTCAGGAGGCTTTCGACGACCGGCAAATAACGGCGCTCGATGCGCTCAGAAAAGTAGAGGCGCTGATCAATGAGGTTCTCGAAGCCCGGAGACAGCAGGAAGAGACAGGTTTTGACATAAACACCTTCACGATTTACTGGCTGCTCAAACAGGAAAACGTGAAGTGGTTTGAAAATCTTGCACCGATTGTCAATAACGCATTTCTCCGCTTCCCGAATTTCAAGGACAACATTGCGGAACTGAGACAGCTCAAGGCGGAACTATACAAGCTGATGCTCCCTGTCGTCGGCAAGGATTTGATGCTGGGCATAGTTGAGAAGCTCTTGAGGCTGGAACGCAAATGATTGAAGCTCCCCGCAGCCCGCCTGCGGCGGACGGGGAATCTCCGTATGCAAGGTAAAATGCATCATATTCGCTCGCTAACCCCGCCGCAAGCAGCGGGGAATGCGCTCGCTATGCATGTTCAACCATCCAATAACAAAGGAAAGGGCTTGTCTGCGAAAGAGCAGTTTAAATCTGACATTACCCGCTGGGCTGCCATCATGAAGGTGAACCCCGTGCAAATTCGAGTCCAAATCATGAAAAAAAAGTGGGCGTCATGCTCAGCCAAAGGACGGATATGTTTCAGTACTGATCTTCTTAAGGAATCCAGAACTTTTCAAGAATACGTCATCATCCATGAACTTCTCCATCTCCAGGTGCCCAATCACGGCAAGCTTTTCAAGAGCCTTATGAACGCCTATTTGCCGGGGTGGGAGACGGTTGTGGCGGCACGAAACGGAGACACTACAAGAAGCCTATGAATATGAGGCATTATTGGGACAAAATACGATTTCTTCAAAACGATGAACATTAATCTTATGGAGCCAAAACATCTATGAGTAGAGCCGGCACTAAATCCAACCAAGGAGACGACTACCAACGTCTGGTAGCATTGCATTGGCTTATCCGACTCATAAATGACGAAGATGGGATATCTTACATACAAGCTGAATCCAATGGCCTTCCCGGTATTGACGAGAAAATCAGTGTCGATGACGTGGTGGTTGTATATGCTGATGGCCGACGTCGCCACATTCAAGCCAAAAAAAATCAGCCGCAGAATCGTACCTGGTTATTATCTGATGAAAGCATCTCTACCGAATTACCAAAGATCCGAAACCAGTTAGAAAGTAAGGACGATACACTTGTTGAACTTTATTCCGCCACACCATTCGGCGACCTCAAATCCCTTGCCGACGCAAGTAGAGAGTACCCTGACCTTAATGCATTCCGGCGAGAGAGCGGCAAAAACCTGAAAACCAGCCTGACCACAATAGCCAATAAATGGGAACGTTCCGAGGCGGAATCTCTCAATCTGCTGCGTCGCCTTGAATTCGGATCACATCACTCTCATGAGGACTGGAATAGGCAAAACAGGCAGGATCTGGCAAGATTGGTTACCCATGTGGACATTGCACTACCAGTACTTGAATCTTTTCTAAACGCCCATCAGTCCAAGCTTCAGGCCGCGACATCAACTATTCGTCGTGACGATGTTATTCAGCATCTGGCGCAAAAGGGCGTTGTGAAAGCGATCATGAAAAGTGAGGCAGAAATCCTTCAAGAATTTCGACATGCATCCCGCATCGGCAGAGCATGGCAGCGAACCGTTGGCGGTCGTCGAATTGAACGAACCGAGCTGAAGGAACTGATTCGTTTGATTGAGGAAGGTACTGACACCATACTTGTCACCGATCGCCCAGGCAGTGGCAAGACGTGCTTGCTGCTGGATCTTGCAGACCGCATCGAGCAAGATCCTCGCTTTGGTCTGCTCTTCCTCAAAGGAGATCGCTTCGCCAAACTTCGAAATGAGAGCGAGCTGAAAAGTGCTGGCCTTCCGGAAGACATCCTAGGTCTCTGCGGTCGGCTTTCAGAACACCGTCGGGTCGTGGTGATTATCGATTCTTTGGACGTTCTGTCGATGAACCGTGAGCACGGAGCCCTCTCCATGTTCCTTCGGCTGATTGACCGACTGAATCCCATACTGAATATCACAGTGGTGGCTGCCTGCCGTTCATTTGACCTTCAGTACGACCCGCTCCTCCGTGATCGCGAATGGAAGCATAAAATTCGTGTGGCGAACTTTGACTTTGACACGGTTGTGGCCCCTCTGTTAAAGGAATGGGGCGTTCCAGAGGAGAAGGTGGATGCGGATTTGCGGCGTCTTCTGGTGCTCCCTCAAAATCTGCGGTTGTTCGAGGCTATAGCCATGCGCGGTGGGCGCTTCAACATACGAACGGCCTATGAACTGCAAGAGGTATACCTCCAAGAGGTGGTCGCTAAGGATTCTGACCTCGGTGCACCTGCGATGGGGGCTTTACAGACCTTGGCTGATCGAATACTCCGTGAACGCACTCAATTGATACATCCCGCCACTTTTTCAATTGGTGAATCGATTCGTCGTGCGCTCGTGAGTAACGGGGTGTTGTATGAAGACCCCATCGGTGGTCTCGGATTCAGTCATCAGACCCTTTTTGACAATTTGGCAGTCTATTCATCACTAGCACGCGACGAGAACCTTGTCGGGTTTATAAAGTCACACCCTCCCTTTCCATTCTTGCGTGCTGCGGTGCGTACCTTCATGTTTCATCTTCGGACCCATGCCCCTGACCTTTTCCATAGACAAGTATGGGCTGCCCTGCATGACACGGAGATCGCCTATCACTTCAGGCGCCTGATCGCCGAGTCCTTGGCAGAAATCGATCCGCAGACAGATGATTGGCCATTGCTGCGGAGGCTCTTTCAACATGAACCGGAGCTTTTTCGCCGCTTGTTTTGGCGTCTCGAAGGTGACGCTTGGTGGAAAATGCTTCTCGATCACTGGCTGCCCTCGCTCTCGTCACCTGCTTCTGATGGCAACTGGTACAGTTTGCTTGTCTCTAGGTTCGACCTCTGGATGAACAGCCATCCAGTCGAAGTAGTTTCTTTATGGAGGCGTGCATTTTCCGACAATTGGGGAGATAAGAATGATCTCGCAATGCGAATCACCATCCAACTCCACAAATTCCAACACTGGAACACTGAAGGCATCCCGGAACTGATCGAAACTTTGTTAGCTGAAAATAGAGCTGAGCGGGATTTGTTTGGACAGGTCCTCAACCTCTATACAGAAGCCACGAACCGCGGCGACGAGTTGTTGTGGCAATATATCATTAAAGATGTCGACCCGCAGGATGTTCGACGTTTCGATATTTCAAAAAAACTGCACTGTGCTCCCCACGTTTTCCATTACAAAGAATTTTTGAAAGACAGGTTGATCCGTTCGGATTGGTTTTTGGATGCTGTTATCAATACCTTGGAGGAGTGGGCAACTAAAGATAGTATTTATTCCAGCAAGCATCGGCTAAGATCAGCGTTCCTACACAGCTCGTCCTGGGAATATCGACACAGCCACCACGATGCGCACCCTGCTGACGATCTTACCGTTTTGCTTGCCGGTGTTGAGCATGCTCTCAAGTACCATGCTCAGGCCAATGATGACTGGTGGAAAAGAAGTGAACCGCAGCTCAGAGCCCTCCGGGAAGTGACACTGCTATACTTCCTTGCCCTTGTCTATAAGGAAAATCCGGAAACCAATGTGAATGGCATGGTCCATCTCCTGACGGATGTGGAACTGCTTCGCTATGGCCACATTGAGCATGAACTGGGCGAATTGATTCAGGCTGGTTATCATCTGTTGCCTTCCGAAGTTCAGGAGACCAATCAGCGAACCGTCCTCAAGCTTTATGAAGACGAGATTCAGGGCGAGGAAGGCATGCCTTTATGGGTACACCGCACCATCTATGATTACCTCGTCTGGATACCCGCGATATTCAGGCTCCCTGACAGCCAAGACTTCGTCGAACGTTTCAAGCCGCAGTTCGGCACCGCCTTACCTGAGCCGCACATCCACTCTTGGGGAGGATTCGTTGGGTCTCCGGTTCCTCTCGAAAATTTTATAAAGCTGAATAATACCGATACGATCCGTCTGCTCGATTATTACACCAATTACAATGACCGCAGCAGTCATCCCGCAGATTTCAATAAGGGCGGTCGTGACAGTGTGGCGCATGTTCTGAGCGAGGCGAGTGCCATAAACCCGATGCGCTACTTTACCCTGCTGCTCACTCTTGAGCAGCAAGGCTTTCGGTCGGCTGGGTATATTACCAGCCTCCTCGACGGCATAGCCCATCATCTTCGCTACCGCTTCGGACGATTACAGCCACCACAAGGTTGGCAACCGGTTGAGCCTCTGCCGGATGGACCAAGCCTAGCTCGTTCGTTATTAGATCTGATTGAGGGCCGCCCTAAATTGTGGGATGATGGTCATGCAGTTGCCCGCCTACTGGAGGCCTGCTGCGAGGTCCTGGAGGATCATGATTCGGTAGAACGACTTGTTTTTCAACTGTTCCGGCTGCTCCACCACCCCGATCCTGAAGAAGAACGACAAAGGATCTTCAGTCAGAATAAGCAGGGTATCACAGCCCAGGATCTCATGTCTGACGCTATCAACACCGTTCGCGGTGTTGCGGCCGGCAATGCCATCACATTGTACAATCGACTCCTGGAAAAGGAGATTGAACCGCCCGAATTGCTCTTTCCCCTACTGCGTCATTTTGCACGCGACCCTATCGGGGCTGTCCGTGCGGCCGTACTGGACCATTTACTTTTTTTGACTTCCAGACGCCATACCCTAGGGTGGCAGATTTTCCACGACATCTTTCGCGAGACCCAAATCCATCTGTGGCCTCTCGCTGAAAAGCACCTCTATCACCAGTATCACGAATATTTCGAGGAAGTCGCTCCTTGTCTGAACAGAATGCGTAACGAAGCTCCAGATGAAGCAGGGGGAGCGTGGGGCCGAATTGCTACCTTGGCGGTACTTTCCGGACATATAGAAGAGGACAATCTATTTCAGCAGTTGGAGTCGATGAACTTAACCGAAGCTTGGCTGGGCGCTTCTCAGGTATTCGCGGCCAATCTGGATCAGCATCTGCATGACAATCTTTGCATTAATGGGCTACGACGTATCCTTCAAACAAAGAATCTGGACCAGAATGTATATAGACGTATCGAGCACGCCTTTGACCCGAAGAATCAAGGCCGTCACCTCGGTCCTGATGTTGCTTTAAATTTTATTGATAGTATTGCACCTGATGATCAACATTTTGACCTCCATATTCTCCTCGACTGGATTGCGGACTTTGCCGGGAGAAATCCCGTCGCTGCTCTTGACATTTGTGAACGACTTGCTGAAAGACTCGGCACGATGCCCACCCCATATCGGATATGGCATACCGAACCGCTGATCGCCGCTTTGTCCAGCATTCTGAGGGAAGCAGACGAAACCGACGATACGAACCTGATCCACCGGGCCATTCGTCTGCAGGATCAATTTCTACGCATGGACATTCCAGGGATGGACGATTATTTCAAGCTGGCAAGTCAACTCTGAACCTCCGATTGGCACATCGGTCGCGCCCTGTATGGCCGTAAACGGTGCATGTCGATACTTTGCTCGATAGATTACATCATATTTATGGTCAAAATATGTCGGCAAACTTGACAATTTGCCGACGTTTATGTACCATGCCTCCATGAAGAGCGCTAAAGAAAAAGCAATCGACATTATCCAGAATCGGGGTGGGTTTATCCGCACTCATGAGGCATTTCAGCAGGGAATACACAGAAGGACCCTATATGGTCTCCGTGATGAAGGGGCGCTGATTTCAACTACCCGGGGAATTTACAGGCTTGCTGATATGGATATCCCGGCGGAGATTAATCTTGTTGAGGTTGCCAAGGCTGTTCCCAACGGTGTCATCTGTCTGATTTCGGCCCTCTCTTTCCACGGCTTGACTACGCAGATTCCTCATGAAATCTGGATCGCTATAGAAAGAAAAACAAGAAAACCAAAAATAATCTATCCACCGGTCAGGATCATTTATTACAGCAATTCGCCATTCCAGGCGGGTATCGGAATTCACCGCATTATGGAGCAGGAAATCCCTATTTACGATGCGCCAAAAACCGTGATTGACTGTTTCCGTTGGCGCAATACGGTGGGGCTCGATGTCGCTCTTGAGGCGGCTCGGGACTATCTTAAACAGCGTTATGCAAGCCTGGCCAAGCTGATGGAATACGCGAAAATCTGCAAAGTTGAGAAGCTTGTTATGCCGTATCTTCAGGCCATGATCTCATGAAAAATATTTCAGCGATCATGGAAAAAATAAGGACATTTTTACATCCCGTCATCAATGCAATCGAGAAAGATGCCCACTTTAACAAGTCTTGGCCGCCCGGAGGGCCATGGCAAGAGGCCCTGTGACCGTATCGGGTTCGAAGAAAAACACAAGGAAGGATAAGTAGTGAAGCTTCTCCACACATCCGACTGGCATATTGGCCGCGCCCTTTATGGCCGCAAGAGATACGAGGAACTCAAAGCGTTCCTTGACTGGTTGGCCGGTCTTATCGAAGACGAAAATATTGATGTGCTGCTCGTGGCGGGCGACGTGTTCGACAACAGCACGCCGAGCAACTATGTACAGACGTTGTATTACCGTTTCCTGTACCGTGTGGCGGCCGCTCCAAACCGTCATGTGGTGGTCACGGCAGGAAATCATGATTCGCCGTCTTTTTTAAATGCCCCCAGGGA
The Desulfovibrionales bacterium genome window above contains:
- a CDS encoding restriction endonuclease subunit S; the encoded protein is MPESWPVKSFAEFATLHRGYDLPIQDRKKGSIPIVGSNGIVGYHNEAKVKGPGVVTGRSGSIGISYYVGDDYWPLNTGLYVEDFHGNNLFYVHYFFQSFNFGKYAAGVSVPTLNRNLVHEASVSVPQILEQQKIAAVLFKIQKAIEVQESIVEKTRELKKSTLHHVFTHGLRGEKLKETEIGPMPESWLIGKIGDIGKIVTGTTPPTKHKEYYQGGHYQFIAPNDIGKTTRIYETEKKITDKGLEVSRLLPKESVCFVCIGSTIGKVGITVEEKTTTNQQINSVIVNNDYDPYFVTYLMDYKSEYIASFASPSPVPILSKGKFEEINIMLSSDIEEQKEIARVLMIIDETIEIHTAKKSALQDLFKTMLNKLMTGEIRVKDLDIDVSEVSA
- a CDS encoding virulence protein RhuM/Fic/DOC family protein — protein: MKEESKGEIVIYRTKDGKTALDVNLSGETLWLNQGQMSILFDRDRSVITKHLSNIFKSGELDKKSNVQKMHIADSDKPVVYYNLDVIISLGYRVNSKRGTQFRIWATQVLKDHILKGYSLNEKRLKEQNVRLLELQKTVSLMQRVMESRELARDEATGLLQVITDYSYALSLLDQYDHRQLKIRHTTEKTPFALTYEAARRAIDKLGEQSMKKGRPVALFGREKDQSFKGSLGAIYQTLDGKEAYPSIEEKAAHLLYFVVKNHSFIDGNKRIGAFLFIWFLDASGILYAGDGRKRIGDNTLVALTLMIAESRPEDKDIIVKVIVNLINRDNI
- a CDS encoding HsdR family type I site-specific deoxyribonuclease, translated to MTPTLGTEKPTVQDPIVKYADEIDWRVVPQEEALSLRKGESGPLFYRVLEEKLIELNPGLVCRENVDDIIHRMEAVRNNIEGNAEILSWLRGEQAIYDENEKRRRNVTVVDFARAGRNLFQVTSEWQYTNGRETNRADIMFLINGIPVAIVETKSAKKANGMEEALIQIRRYHRETPEMLTAPQVFDMTYLVDFFYGPTWNLNRKNIFNWKDEEKGNFEKKVKRFFDRGHFLKMLGEWILFYVKDDELQKTILRQHQTRAIEKIVQRCSDEKKKTGLIWHTQGSGKTFTMITAAQQILEKKDVFGKATVILMIDRNELEGQLSGWVERILGEMQSHDISIEQAYSKIRLRQLLKADFRGLIISMIHKFEGIPKNICTRPNVIVMLDEAHRSVGGDLGNYLVAALPQATLIGFTGTPIDKTAYGKGTFKIFGKEDDKGYLDKYSVAESIEDGTTLPLNYMLTPNEIRVPREELEREFLDLVEAEGVSDVDELNNILDRAVKLKTFLKSPDRVEKVAAFIAGHFRENVEPLGYKAFVVGVDREACALYKEALDKLLPPEYSTAIYTAAHNDSEKYPLVYKHQQTAEEEKKARKVFPKPDALPKIFIVTDKLLTGFDAPILYCMYLDKPMRDHVLLQAIARVNRPYEEEGDIKKPCGLVVDFVGIFEKLEKALAFDSDVVSGVINNLDVLLARFIELMKGQARPYLDLTRGKVDDKMVERAIDAFVDQSKREEFYKFFKELETLYEILSPSPALRDHMEDFGLLSILYQVVRNAFRKKTGFYGDIAKKTEQLVREKAETFGLETTTPAVKIDETTLKALKDSKASTNIKVINLINSIIKTATDEGDGSPYLKPIGERAEAIQEAFDDRQITALDALRKVEALINEVLEARRQQEETGFDINTFTIYWLLKQENVKWFENLAPIVNNAFLRFPNFKDNIAELRQLKAELYKLMLPVVGKDLMLGIVEKLLRLERK
- a CDS encoding M48 family metallopeptidase → MQGKMHHIRSLTPPQAAGNALAMHVQPSNNKGKGLSAKEQFKSDITRWAAIMKVNPVQIRVQIMKKKWASCSAKGRICFSTDLLKESRTFQEYVIIHELLHLQVPNHGKLFKSLMNAYLPGWETVVAARNGDTTRSL
- a CDS encoding AAA family ATPase, which encodes MSRAGTKSNQGDDYQRLVALHWLIRLINDEDGISYIQAESNGLPGIDEKISVDDVVVVYADGRRRHIQAKKNQPQNRTWLLSDESISTELPKIRNQLESKDDTLVELYSATPFGDLKSLADASREYPDLNAFRRESGKNLKTSLTTIANKWERSEAESLNLLRRLEFGSHHSHEDWNRQNRQDLARLVTHVDIALPVLESFLNAHQSKLQAATSTIRRDDVIQHLAQKGVVKAIMKSEAEILQEFRHASRIGRAWQRTVGGRRIERTELKELIRLIEEGTDTILVTDRPGSGKTCLLLDLADRIEQDPRFGLLFLKGDRFAKLRNESELKSAGLPEDILGLCGRLSEHRRVVVIIDSLDVLSMNREHGALSMFLRLIDRLNPILNITVVAACRSFDLQYDPLLRDREWKHKIRVANFDFDTVVAPLLKEWGVPEEKVDADLRRLLVLPQNLRLFEAIAMRGGRFNIRTAYELQEVYLQEVVAKDSDLGAPAMGALQTLADRILRERTQLIHPATFSIGESIRRALVSNGVLYEDPIGGLGFSHQTLFDNLAVYSSLARDENLVGFIKSHPPFPFLRAAVRTFMFHLRTHAPDLFHRQVWAALHDTEIAYHFRRLIAESLAEIDPQTDDWPLLRRLFQHEPELFRRLFWRLEGDAWWKMLLDHWLPSLSSPASDGNWYSLLVSRFDLWMNSHPVEVVSLWRRAFSDNWGDKNDLAMRITIQLHKFQHWNTEGIPELIETLLAENRAERDLFGQVLNLYTEATNRGDELLWQYIIKDVDPQDVRRFDISKKLHCAPHVFHYKEFLKDRLIRSDWFLDAVINTLEEWATKDSIYSSKHRLRSAFLHSSSWEYRHSHHDAHPADDLTVLLAGVEHALKYHAQANDDWWKRSEPQLRALREVTLLYFLALVYKENPETNVNGMVHLLTDVELLRYGHIEHELGELIQAGYHLLPSEVQETNQRTVLKLYEDEIQGEEGMPLWVHRTIYDYLVWIPAIFRLPDSQDFVERFKPQFGTALPEPHIHSWGGFVGSPVPLENFIKLNNTDTIRLLDYYTNYNDRSSHPADFNKGGRDSVAHVLSEASAINPMRYFTLLLTLEQQGFRSAGYITSLLDGIAHHLRYRFGRLQPPQGWQPVEPLPDGPSLARSLLDLIEGRPKLWDDGHAVARLLEACCEVLEDHDSVERLVFQLFRLLHHPDPEEERQRIFSQNKQGITAQDLMSDAINTVRGVAAGNAITLYNRLLEKEIEPPELLFPLLRHFARDPIGAVRAAVLDHLLFLTSRRHTLGWQIFHDIFRETQIHLWPLAEKHLYHQYHEYFEEVAPCLNRMRNEAPDEAGGAWGRIATLAVLSGHIEEDNLFQQLESMNLTEAWLGASQVFAANLDQHLHDNLCINGLRRILQTKNLDQNVYRRIEHAFDPKNQGRHLGPDVALNFIDSIAPDDQHFDLHILLDWIADFAGRNPVAALDICERLAERLGTMPTPYRIWHTEPLIAALSSILREADETDDTNLIHRAIRLQDQFLRMDIPGMDDYFKLASQL
- a CDS encoding transcriptional regulator; the encoded protein is MPTFMYHASMKSAKEKAIDIIQNRGGFIRTHEAFQQGIHRRTLYGLRDEGALISTTRGIYRLADMDIPAEINLVEVAKAVPNGVICLISALSFHGLTTQIPHEIWIAIERKTRKPKIIYPPVRIIYYSNSPFQAGIGIHRIMEQEIPIYDAPKTVIDCFRWRNTVGLDVALEAARDYLKQRYASLAKLMEYAKICKVEKLVMPYLQAMIS